One Deinococcus ruber DNA window includes the following coding sequences:
- a CDS encoding 2-isopropylmalate synthase, whose amino-acid sequence MTASSTRRIHIFDTTLRDGEQSPGVALNHSQKIEIAHGLARLGVDVIEAGFPITSDGDFECVSRIAREVRGPTIAALARTARADIERAAAALEAAQKRRIHVFTSASAVQMQHMLRKTPEQVIESSVRAVEFARQFTDDVEFSGQDVMRADFEFVIRLYRAAIEAGATVINIPDTVGYGTPIEYGALIARVRDEIVMGRNVEISTHCHDDLGMATANSLAAVENGATQIECTINGIGERAGNTALEEVVMAIHTRRDHYQAETGIHTREINRVSRLVSRLTGMVVPGNKAIVGDNAFAHESGIHQDGVLKHKETYEIMNAELVGREAAVMVMGKHSGRAAFRKALQDLGYELEGENDHGLNDDALNALFVRFKELADRKGQIYADDLRSLVEAGTEVEQTFQIDSIQVLSGTRVTPTATVRIETPDGIREAAATGDGPVSAVMNAVSQATGITPELESYRVQSVTRGNEALGEVNAGVRYKGMTVMGIGLATDVVEASGRAWLHAINQIVAGQTKEKSPMTAETP is encoded by the coding sequence ATGACCGCATCCAGCACCCGGCGCATCCACATCTTCGACACCACCCTGCGCGACGGCGAACAGAGTCCCGGCGTGGCCCTGAACCACAGTCAGAAAATCGAGATCGCGCACGGTCTGGCGCGGTTGGGCGTGGACGTGATCGAGGCGGGCTTTCCGATCACCTCCGACGGCGACTTCGAGTGTGTCAGCCGCATTGCACGCGAGGTACGCGGGCCGACCATCGCCGCGCTCGCCCGCACCGCCAGAGCCGACATCGAGCGGGCCGCCGCCGCACTGGAAGCTGCCCAGAAGCGCCGCATCCACGTGTTTACCAGTGCCAGCGCCGTGCAGATGCAGCACATGCTGCGGAAAACGCCGGAACAGGTGATCGAGAGTTCGGTCAGGGCGGTGGAATTCGCCCGCCAGTTCACCGACGACGTGGAATTCAGCGGTCAGGACGTGATGCGGGCCGACTTCGAGTTCGTGATTCGGCTGTACCGCGCAGCCATCGAGGCGGGCGCGACGGTCATCAACATTCCCGATACCGTGGGCTACGGAACGCCCATCGAGTACGGTGCTCTGATCGCCCGCGTGCGTGACGAGATCGTGATGGGGCGTAACGTCGAGATTTCCACCCACTGTCACGACGATCTGGGCATGGCGACCGCCAACAGTCTGGCGGCAGTCGAAAACGGCGCGACACAGATCGAATGCACCATCAACGGCATCGGAGAGCGGGCCGGAAACACCGCGCTGGAAGAGGTGGTGATGGCGATTCATACACGCCGCGACCACTATCAGGCCGAAACTGGCATTCATACCCGCGAGATCAACCGCGTGTCGCGTCTGGTCAGCCGACTGACGGGCATGGTGGTGCCGGGCAACAAAGCCATCGTGGGCGACAACGCCTTTGCACACGAATCGGGTATCCATCAGGACGGGGTGCTGAAGCACAAGGAAACCTACGAGATCATGAACGCCGAGCTGGTGGGCCGCGAAGCCGCCGTGATGGTGATGGGCAAGCACAGCGGGCGGGCCGCCTTCCGCAAGGCGCTGCAAGACCTGGGGTATGAGCTGGAAGGCGAGAACGACCACGGCCTGAACGACGACGCCCTGAATGCGCTGTTCGTGCGCTTCAAGGAACTGGCCGACCGCAAGGGCCAGATCTACGCCGACGACCTGCGCTCGCTGGTGGAGGCCGGAACCGAGGTCGAGCAGACCTTCCAGATCGACAGCATTCAGGTGCTCTCGGGCACCCGCGTGACGCCCACCGCCACCGTCCGCATCGAAACCCCGGACGGCATCCGGGAAGCTGCCGCCACCGGAGACGGCCCGGTCAGTGCGGTCATGAACGCCGTGTCGCAGGCCACCGGCATCACGCCCGAGCTGGAGAGCTACCGCGTACAGAGCGTGACACGCGGCAACGAGGCGCTGGGCGAAGTGAACGCCGGGGTACGTTACAAGGGCATGACGGTGATGGGCATCGGGCTGGCAACCGACGTGGTCGAGGCGAGCGGGCGGGCATGGCTGCACGCCATCAATCAGATCGTGGCGGGCCAGACGAAGGAAAAGTCGCCGATGACGGCTGAAACGCCCTAA
- a CDS encoding peptidoglycan-binding domain-containing protein, with amino-acid sequence MNRLAVLALTLGASSSLAANTPLDVDRAANTAALALDSVIQQCPANVVRALPSSRCIPSDADVTATRRLLSASTLNLYGAWRSDNNPKILYNWVMTSTGYVNIGVTPDPAHPGATLVIVSLPAVQQTSTQQISGAPAFRRPLQLSTPRMNGEDVRALQNRLMDVSKTARGKGGDGWYGPVTEANVKVFQSANGLRSSGVVDQLTWNRLFSSSARFFDAHAAQQLVTPGK; translated from the coding sequence ATGAACCGTCTTGCCGTACTGGCGCTGACCCTGGGAGCGAGCAGCAGCCTCGCCGCGAATACTCCGCTCGATGTAGACCGGGCGGCCAACACCGCTGCACTGGCGCTGGACAGCGTGATTCAGCAGTGTCCGGCGAACGTGGTGCGGGCGCTGCCATCGAGCCGCTGCATTCCCTCGGATGCCGATGTGACGGCCACCCGCCGCCTGCTGTCTGCCTCGACGCTGAATCTCTACGGCGCGTGGCGCAGCGACAACAACCCGAAGATCCTCTACAACTGGGTGATGACCAGCACAGGCTACGTCAACATCGGCGTGACGCCCGACCCGGCACATCCGGGCGCAACCCTGGTCATCGTCAGTTTGCCTGCCGTCCAGCAGACCAGCACCCAGCAGATCAGCGGTGCGCCTGCCTTTCGCCGCCCGCTTCAGCTGAGTACGCCGCGCATGAACGGCGAAGATGTGCGGGCGCTGCAAAACCGCCTGATGGACGTGTCGAAGACGGCGCGTGGCAAGGGCGGCGACGGCTGGTATGGCCCCGTGACCGAGGCGAACGTGAAGGTTTTTCAGAGCGCCAACGGGCTGCGTTCCAGCGGCGTGGTCGATCAGCTGACCTGGAACCGGCTGTTCTCCAGCAGCGCCCGCTTCTTCGATGCCCATGCCGCGCAGCAGCTCGTGACGCCGGGCAAATAA
- the ilvC gene encoding ketol-acid reductoisomerase → MAAKMYYDKDVSLDPIENKLIAIIGYGSQAHAHAQNLRDSGLNVVVGLREGSASKAKAEQAGLKVVSIEEATQTADVIMLLIPDENQPKTYAESIAPHLTAGKALAFGHGFNIHFGRITPPTDVDVFLVAPKGPGHMLRRVYSDGAGMPSIFAVQQDATGHAKDIALAYARGIGGTRAGVLETTFKEETETDLFGEQSVLCGGVTHLIQAGFETLVEAGYQPEIAYFETLHEVKLIVDLIYEKGFEGMRHSISNTAEFGDYVTGPRIITAETKAEMGRVLGDIQSGAFAKRFIEDAESGFPYMNEQRGKMRTHTLEVVGKELRDQMPFITKKELEV, encoded by the coding sequence ATGGCCGCAAAAATGTACTACGACAAGGATGTTTCGCTCGACCCCATCGAAAACAAGCTGATCGCCATCATCGGCTACGGCAGCCAGGCGCACGCTCACGCCCAGAACCTGCGCGACAGCGGCCTGAATGTGGTCGTCGGTCTGCGCGAGGGAAGTGCCAGCAAGGCCAAGGCCGAGCAGGCGGGCCTGAAAGTGGTCAGCATCGAGGAAGCGACCCAGACGGCAGACGTGATCATGCTGCTGATTCCCGACGAGAACCAGCCCAAGACCTACGCTGAGAGCATCGCCCCCCACCTGACGGCAGGCAAGGCGCTGGCCTTCGGACACGGCTTCAACATCCACTTCGGGCGCATCACGCCGCCCACCGACGTAGACGTGTTCCTGGTTGCCCCCAAAGGCCCCGGCCACATGCTGCGGCGCGTGTACAGCGACGGCGCGGGCATGCCCAGCATCTTCGCGGTGCAGCAGGACGCGACCGGGCACGCCAAAGACATCGCGCTTGCCTACGCACGCGGCATCGGCGGCACCCGTGCGGGCGTGTTGGAAACCACCTTCAAGGAAGAGACCGAAACCGACCTCTTCGGTGAGCAGAGCGTGCTGTGTGGCGGCGTGACCCACCTGATCCAGGCGGGCTTCGAGACGCTGGTGGAAGCTGGATACCAGCCGGAAATCGCCTACTTCGAGACGCTGCACGAGGTCAAGCTGATCGTCGACCTGATCTACGAAAAGGGCTTCGAGGGCATGCGCCACAGTATTTCCAACACCGCCGAGTTCGGTGACTACGTGACCGGGCCACGCATCATCACCGCCGAGACCAAGGCCGAGATGGGCCGCGTGCTGGGCGACATCCAGAGCGGCGCGTTCGCCAAGCGCTTCATCGAGGACGCCGAGAGCGGCTTCCCGTACATGAACGAGCAGCGCGGCAAGATGCGGACGCACACGCTGGAAGTGGTGGGCAAGGAACTGCGCGACCAGATGCCCTTCATCACCAAGAAGGAACTGGAAGTCTGA
- the ilvN gene encoding acetolactate synthase small subunit yields MTQIEQDHLVSVIVRDEPRVLTRITSLFGRRAYNIKSLSVGSTENPGLSRMTFVVTGNRGIVEQAMRQLEKLIDVVHVIDHSLEKFVDRELVLVKVHISNDTRVEVRHIAEDFRARIVDVGRHALTFEVTGDEGKLTAFIEQMRPFGILETMRTGRVALTRGSNADIPSHVYHDGESAGLHAPAQSHAPREQEAQTVENLF; encoded by the coding sequence ATGACCCAGATTGAACAAGACCACCTCGTGAGCGTGATCGTGCGCGACGAGCCCCGCGTTCTCACACGCATCACCTCGTTGTTCGGGCGGCGTGCCTACAACATCAAGAGCCTGAGCGTGGGCAGCACCGAAAACCCCGGCCTCAGCCGCATGACCTTCGTGGTCACGGGCAACCGGGGCATCGTGGAGCAGGCGATGCGGCAGCTCGAAAAGCTGATCGACGTGGTGCATGTGATCGACCACAGCCTGGAGAAATTCGTTGACCGCGAGCTGGTGCTGGTCAAGGTGCATATTTCCAACGACACGCGGGTGGAGGTGCGCCACATCGCCGAAGACTTCCGCGCCCGCATCGTGGACGTGGGCCGCCACGCCCTGACCTTCGAGGTGACGGGCGACGAGGGCAAGCTGACCGCGTTCATCGAGCAGATGCGGCCTTTCGGGATTCTGGAGACCATGCGGACCGGGCGGGTGGCCCTGACACGCGGCAGCAACGCCGACATTCCCAGCCACGTGTACCACGACGGCGAGAGCGCCGGGCTGCACGCGCCCGCACAGAGCCACGCGCCGCGTGAACAGGAAGCACAGACGGTCGAGAATCTGTTCTGA
- the ilvB gene encoding biosynthetic-type acetolactate synthase large subunit, with amino-acid sequence MSDSKPEQQPQMQDMTGAKALWATLAAHGIDTVFGYPGGAIMPVYDALTYYPEVHHILTRHEQGAAHAAEGYAKATGRLGVCMATSGPGATNLVTGLADAMMDSVPLLAITGNVARHLIGTDAFQEADITGITLPVTKHNYVVHDPNDLPRIVAEAIRIARSGRPGPVLVDIPKDVQLAAFTGTLVAPQADPAQLQARPEDIRTALELLKSAERPVLMVGGGAQGAAAEITAFARAWQIPTITTLMGLGAFPSSDPLWLGMPGMHGSVAANQAISEADVLIGFGLRFDDRVTGRVKDFARHARIIHVDLDAAEIGKIVHTQVAVRADAASAARAMTEGVTPFVHPEWTAQIQEWKGRGAPATSNWGAGYAVKAVVDRLRPDDILSTDVGQHQMLAAQLVRFEKPRRWLTSGGLGTMGFGFPAAIGAALAEPGVTSVVIAGDGGFQMTAQEFATLTKYDIRNVKICIINNSYLGMVRQWQELFHGRRYSEVYLGDSNPDFLKLADAYNIAGFRASNADELPGAIDAWLAHPYSALLEVVVPQEHGVFPMVPAGAALYEMIETDPSLSTSDPEQTDQPKEATR; translated from the coding sequence ATGAGCGACAGCAAGCCCGAGCAACAACCACAGATGCAGGACATGACCGGAGCCAAAGCCCTGTGGGCCACCCTGGCCGCACACGGCATCGATACGGTCTTCGGCTACCCCGGCGGCGCGATCATGCCGGTGTACGACGCCCTGACGTATTACCCGGAAGTGCATCACATCCTGACGCGGCACGAGCAGGGCGCGGCCCACGCCGCCGAAGGCTACGCCAAGGCCACCGGACGGCTGGGCGTGTGCATGGCGACCAGCGGCCCCGGCGCGACCAATCTGGTGACAGGGCTGGCCGACGCCATGATGGACAGTGTGCCGCTGCTGGCGATCACCGGGAATGTCGCCCGCCACCTGATCGGCACCGACGCGTTTCAGGAAGCCGACATTACGGGCATTACGCTGCCCGTGACCAAGCATAACTACGTAGTGCACGACCCCAACGACCTGCCGCGCATCGTGGCCGAAGCGATCCGCATCGCCCGCAGCGGCAGACCCGGCCCGGTGCTGGTTGATATTCCCAAAGACGTGCAGCTTGCCGCCTTTACGGGCACGCTGGTTGCGCCCCAGGCCGACCCAGCCCAGCTTCAGGCACGCCCCGAAGACATCCGCACCGCGCTGGAGCTGCTGAAAAGCGCCGAACGCCCGGTGCTGATGGTGGGCGGCGGCGCACAGGGAGCCGCTGCCGAGATCACAGCGTTTGCGCGGGCGTGGCAGATTCCGACCATCACCACGCTGATGGGGCTGGGCGCGTTTCCCTCCAGCGATCCGCTGTGGCTGGGCATGCCCGGCATGCACGGCAGTGTAGCGGCGAATCAGGCGATTTCGGAAGCCGACGTCCTCATCGGGTTCGGTCTGCGCTTCGATGACCGCGTGACCGGGCGCGTCAAGGACTTCGCCCGCCACGCCCGCATCATCCATGTCGATCTGGACGCTGCCGAGATCGGCAAGATCGTGCATACCCAGGTCGCGGTACGGGCCGACGCCGCCAGTGCCGCCCGCGCCATGACCGAGGGCGTGACCCCCTTCGTTCACCCGGAATGGACGGCGCAGATTCAGGAATGGAAGGGCCGAGGCGCACCCGCGACCTCGAACTGGGGCGCGGGCTACGCGGTCAAGGCGGTGGTTGATCGGCTGCGGCCCGACGACATCCTGAGCACCGACGTGGGGCAGCACCAGATGCTCGCCGCCCAGCTCGTGCGCTTCGAGAAACCCCGCCGCTGGCTGACCTCGGGCGGCCTGGGAACGATGGGCTTCGGCTTTCCGGCGGCCATCGGCGCGGCGCTGGCCGAACCGGGCGTCACCAGCGTGGTGATCGCGGGCGACGGCGGCTTCCAGATGACCGCGCAGGAGTTCGCCACCCTGACCAAATACGACATCCGCAATGTCAAGATCTGCATCATCAACAACAGCTATCTGGGCATGGTGCGCCAGTGGCAGGAACTGTTCCACGGACGCCGCTACAGCGAGGTGTATCTGGGCGACAGCAACCCGGACTTCCTGAAGCTGGCCGACGCCTACAACATCGCCGGATTCCGCGCCAGCAATGCCGATGAGCTGCCGGGTGCCATCGATGCGTGGCTGGCCCACCCGTATTCGGCGCTGCTGGAAGTGGTGGTGCCGCAGGAACACGGCGTCTTCCCGATGGTTCCGGCGGGCGCGGCGCTGTACGAGATGATCGAAACCGATCCCAGCCTGAGCACCTCTGATCCAGAGCAGACCGACCAGCCAAAAGAGGCCACCCGATGA
- the leuB gene encoding 3-isopropylmalate dehydrogenase yields MPAKKLIVTLPGDGIGPEVTAAAVAVLREVAPELSFEEHLLGGVAIDRTGDPFPQQTQDALKSADAVLLGTVGGAQNSPWNSLPRHLRPESGLLKLRKLLGVYANLRPVRVQPGLEHLSPLRPELARGVDILIVRELLGGIYFDADRKIEGSAAYNTMRYTTPEVERIAKVAFWAAEQRKGRVTSVDKANVLEVSELWRRDVTALRDRDYRSIHLNHEYVDSVAMLIVSNPSRYDVIVTENLFGDILSDLAAVIPGSLGLMPSASLGDGAGLFEPIHGSAPDIAGQGVANPAAAIMSAAMLLRHGLDMPHIAAKIDGAVSQALREKPTRDLGGTASTQEFTDAVLKALDRAAVG; encoded by the coding sequence ATGCCCGCTAAGAAACTGATCGTCACGTTGCCCGGCGACGGCATCGGCCCCGAAGTGACGGCAGCGGCAGTGGCGGTGCTGCGGGAAGTCGCGCCTGAGCTGAGCTTCGAGGAACATCTGCTGGGCGGCGTCGCCATCGACAGAACGGGCGACCCCTTTCCGCAACAGACCCAGGATGCCCTGAAGAGCGCCGACGCAGTGCTGCTGGGCACAGTGGGCGGCGCTCAGAACTCGCCCTGGAACAGCCTGCCGCGCCACCTGCGCCCCGAATCGGGCCTGCTGAAGCTGCGAAAACTGCTGGGCGTGTATGCCAATCTGCGCCCGGTGCGCGTGCAGCCGGGGCTGGAGCACCTGTCGCCGCTGCGCCCCGAACTGGCACGCGGCGTCGATATCCTGATCGTGCGCGAGCTGCTGGGCGGCATCTACTTCGATGCTGACCGCAAGATCGAGGGATCAGCGGCCTACAACACCATGCGCTACACCACTCCCGAAGTCGAGCGCATCGCCAAAGTGGCCTTCTGGGCCGCCGAGCAGCGCAAGGGCCGCGTGACCAGCGTGGACAAGGCCAACGTGCTGGAAGTGTCCGAACTGTGGCGACGCGACGTGACCGCCCTGCGTGACCGCGACTACCGCAGCATCCACCTGAACCACGAGTACGTGGACAGCGTGGCGATGCTGATCGTGAGCAACCCCAGCCGCTACGACGTGATCGTGACCGAGAACCTGTTCGGTGACATCCTGAGCGACCTCGCCGCCGTGATTCCCGGCAGCCTGGGCCTGATGCCGAGCGCTTCGCTGGGCGACGGGGCGGGCCTGTTCGAGCCGATCCACGGTTCTGCACCCGACATCGCCGGGCAGGGCGTGGCGAATCCTGCCGCCGCCATCATGAGCGCGGCGATGCTGCTGCGGCACGGGCTGGACATGCCGCATATCGCCGCCAAGATCGACGGCGCGGTGTCACAGGCGCTGCGTGAGAAGCCGACCCGCGACCTGGGCGGCACCGCCAGCACGCAGGAATTCACCGACGCGGTATTGAAGGCGCTGGACAGAGCAGCGGTGGGGTAA
- a CDS encoding 3-isopropylmalate dehydratase small subunit — protein MPKVHVFARDHINTDEIIPARHLTSDVESELAKFAMEDYDKDFVKRVQPGDLIVAGADFGCGSSREHAVWAIRGAGIAAVIAPNFARIYYRNSINNGFLALECAGVVEAFEDGDEATLDLFAGTLTNERTGQSLTFVPVPQFALDVQKAGGWLEYMRDHDQAALEAETLDAVSTDAGHDHPGHGAHQNAR, from the coding sequence ATGCCCAAAGTGCATGTTTTCGCCCGCGACCATATCAACACCGACGAGATCATTCCCGCCCGCCACCTGACCAGCGACGTGGAAAGCGAACTGGCGAAATTTGCCATGGAAGATTACGACAAGGACTTCGTGAAGCGCGTGCAGCCCGGCGATCTGATCGTGGCCGGAGCCGATTTTGGCTGTGGAAGCAGCCGTGAACACGCGGTCTGGGCCATTCGCGGGGCGGGCATCGCTGCCGTGATCGCGCCCAACTTTGCCCGCATCTATTACCGCAACAGCATCAACAACGGCTTTCTGGCGCTGGAATGTGCGGGCGTGGTCGAAGCCTTTGAAGACGGCGACGAGGCCACCCTCGACCTGTTTGCCGGAACCCTGACCAATGAGCGCACCGGGCAGAGCCTGACCTTCGTGCCGGTGCCGCAGTTCGCGCTCGACGTGCAGAAGGCGGGCGGCTGGCTGGAATACATGCGCGACCACGATCAGGCTGCGCTGGAAGCCGAAACCCTCGACGCCGTGAGCACCGACGCGGGCCACGACCACCCCGGACACGGAGCGCATCAGAATGCCCGCTAA
- a CDS encoding LysE family transporter, translated as MHTLLTIGLLQIVVLIVPGPDVLLVSQTAIARSRRAALFAGAGVVTGIACWATLALLGIGVLFAHFALLHGVIKVAGGLYLLYMAFNLWRSSFGEQSSEGDTAPTPLGDWKAYRSGLLTNLANPKAAVFFGSVFSSLMPAHSSTGLRLGVFAVILGLSLLWFALVSFGMSTAPLQASYLRAKRTIDRVAGSLMAGFGTLLLASRE; from the coding sequence ATGCACACCCTGCTGACCATCGGGCTGCTTCAGATCGTCGTCCTGATCGTTCCCGGCCCCGACGTGCTGCTGGTCAGTCAGACCGCGATTGCACGTTCGCGGCGAGCCGCCCTGTTCGCGGGAGCAGGGGTCGTGACGGGCATCGCCTGCTGGGCCACGCTGGCACTGCTGGGTATCGGTGTGCTGTTCGCGCACTTCGCGCTGCTGCACGGCGTCATCAAGGTGGCGGGCGGGCTGTACCTGCTGTACATGGCCTTCAACCTGTGGCGTTCCAGCTTCGGAGAACAGAGCAGCGAGGGCGATACGGCCCCCACGCCGCTGGGCGACTGGAAAGCCTACCGCAGCGGCCTGCTGACCAACCTCGCCAATCCCAAAGCGGCCGTCTTCTTCGGCAGCGTCTTTTCCAGCCTGATGCCTGCACACAGCAGCACGGGCCTGCGCCTGGGCGTATTCGCGGTCATTCTGGGCCTGAGTCTGCTGTGGTTCGCACTGGTGTCGTTCGGCATGTCGACTGCACCCCTCCAGGCCAGCTACCTGCGGGCCAAACGCACCATCGACCGGGTCGCGGGTAGCCTGATGGCAGGCTTCGGAACGCTGCTGCTGGCCTCAAGGGAGTAA
- a CDS encoding 3-isopropylmalate dehydratase large subunit — protein MGMTIAEKILAAHSGHDMVVPGQLIECATDWVLCHEITTPAALRMLEERGMDKVFNSDQIVAIPDHSVPAMNIKAAQMYQKLKSWVIKNGIKHFYDVGRGGIAHVVLENTGLAKPGQTLVSGDSHTCNAGALGMFATGVGSTDLAGAIYAGKVWFKVPETMLIRVTGTFKEGVSAKDLALEVIRRIDADGANYMVMEWVGDTIDNLDMEARFTLTNMAIEAGGKTGIIAVDDTTRAYMAARNVTPDQYTEYTSDPDAKYKIVIDIDVNELQPTVAFPHIPSNGRVAGADKVKVTHAYVGSCTNGRISDLREVARILKGNTVAEGVQMLVVPATQQVWKQAAQEGLMEIFVDAGATVSYPSCGACLGMHTGVLGPNDVCISSTNRNFVGRMGDPSAEIYLASPATVAASAIAGYISDPREYNTVASPVVSSAD, from the coding sequence ATGGGAATGACGATTGCGGAAAAGATTCTGGCGGCCCACAGCGGTCATGACATGGTGGTGCCCGGACAGCTGATCGAGTGCGCCACCGACTGGGTGCTGTGCCACGAGATCACCACGCCCGCTGCCCTGCGGATGCTGGAAGAGCGCGGCATGGACAAGGTGTTCAACAGCGATCAGATCGTGGCGATTCCCGATCATTCGGTGCCTGCCATGAACATCAAGGCGGCCCAGATGTACCAGAAGCTCAAGAGCTGGGTCATCAAGAACGGCATCAAGCACTTCTACGACGTGGGGCGCGGCGGCATCGCCCATGTGGTGCTGGAAAATACCGGACTTGCCAAGCCGGGCCAGACGCTGGTAAGCGGCGACAGCCATACCTGCAACGCGGGCGCACTGGGCATGTTCGCCACCGGCGTGGGCAGCACCGACCTGGCCGGAGCGATCTACGCGGGCAAGGTGTGGTTCAAGGTGCCGGAAACCATGCTGATCCGCGTGACCGGCACCTTCAAAGAGGGCGTGAGTGCCAAAGACCTGGCGCTGGAAGTGATCCGGCGCATCGACGCCGACGGCGCGAATTACATGGTGATGGAATGGGTCGGCGACACCATCGACAACCTGGATATGGAAGCCCGCTTCACCCTGACCAACATGGCTATCGAGGCAGGCGGCAAGACCGGCATCATCGCGGTCGATGACACCACGCGGGCGTACATGGCGGCCCGCAACGTCACGCCCGACCAGTACACCGAGTACACCAGCGACCCCGACGCGAAGTACAAAATCGTGATCGACATCGATGTGAACGAACTCCAGCCCACCGTCGCCTTTCCGCATATTCCCAGCAACGGGCGCGTGGCCGGAGCCGATAAGGTCAAGGTCACGCACGCGTATGTGGGCAGCTGCACCAACGGGCGGATTTCCGATCTGCGCGAGGTGGCCCGCATCCTGAAGGGAAACACCGTTGCAGAGGGCGTGCAGATGCTGGTGGTGCCCGCCACCCAGCAGGTCTGGAAACAGGCCGCGCAGGAAGGGCTGATGGAAATCTTCGTGGATGCCGGGGCCACCGTCAGCTATCCGAGCTGCGGCGCGTGCCTGGGCATGCATACCGGCGTGCTGGGGCCGAACGACGTGTGCATTTCCTCGACGAACCGCAACTTCGTGGGCCGCATGGGCGACCCCAGCGCCGAGATCTATCTGGCGAGTCCGGCGACGGTGGCGGCGAGTGCGATTGCCGGGTATATCAGCGATCCGCGTGAGTACAACACGGTTGCCAGCCCGGTTGTGAGCAGCGCCGACTGA